The following proteins are encoded in a genomic region of Brassica napus cultivar Da-Ae unplaced genomic scaffold, Da-Ae ScsIHWf_3070;HRSCAF=3881, whole genome shotgun sequence:
- the LOC106398014 gene encoding BES1/BZR1 homolog protein 4-like: protein MTSGTRMPTWRERENNKRRERRRRAIAAKIFTGLRMYGNYELPKHCDNNEVLKALCNEAGWIVEPDGTTYRKGSSRPVERMEIGGSPCSSNFMSPASSSFANLTPGDGQSLIPWLKHLSTTSSSSASSSSRLPNYLYIPGGSISAPVTPPLSSPTSRGMNQQINNSFFVSSTPPSPTRQQIIPDSEWFSGIQLAQSVPASPTFSLVSQNPFGFKEGGGGGGSRILWTPGQSGTCSPAIPQTADVPMSEAVVAPPEFAFGSNANGLVKAWEGERIHEVSGSDDLELTLGNSSTR from the exons ATGACGTCAGGGACGAGGATGCCGACgtggagggagagagagaacaacaagaggagagagagacggagGAGAGCGATCGCGGCGAAGATCTTCACCGGGTTGAGAATGTACGGAAACTACGAGCTTCCTAAGCATTGTGACAACAACGAAGTGCTTAAAGCACTCTGTAACGAGGCTGGTTGGATCGTTGAACCAGATGGTACTACTTATCGCAAG GGAAGTAGTAGACCAGTAGAGCGTATGGAGATAGGTGGCAGTCCATGCTCCTCCAACTTCATGAgtccagcttcttcttctttcgcTAATCTCACACCTGGAGATGGCCAATCACTCATCCCATGGCTCAAACACCTCTCGACAACTTCCTCCTCctcagcttcttcatcatcaaggCTCCCTAATTACCTCTACATCCCTGGAGGCTCCATAAGCGCTCCCGTAACCCCACCTTTAAGCTCCCCAACATCTCGTGGAATGAACCAACAAATCAACAACTCTTTCTTTGTCTCCTCAACACCTCCTAGTCCCACTAGGCAGCAAATTATCCCTGACTCTGAATGGTTCTCAGGGATTCAACTTGCGCAAAGTGTACCAGCTTCACCAACGTTTAGCCTTGTCTCACAAAACCCTTTTGGATTCAAagaaggaggaggtggaggcggGTCAAGAATATTGTGGACACCAGGTCAAAGCGGGACATGTTCACCGGCTATTCCTCAGACAGCTGATGTTCCAATGTCTGAAGCCGTTGTGGCTCCTCCAGAGTTTGCGTTTGGGAGTAACGCAAATGGGTTGGTGAAGGCATGGGAAGGAGAGAGGATACATGAGGTGAGTGGTTCTGATGATCTTGAGCTCACTCTTGGAAACTCAAGCACCAGGTAG
- the LOC106422879 gene encoding N-acylphosphatidylethanolamine synthase-like has product MICCVKVRTLKLEAYTMGRIMEWAARSDHLGGIPRKTVITAVGAFARAVANLCNKTKVHNADTLMTLVRSRPPGVPLITVSNHMSTLDDPVMWGGFKGLLSLDPELARWVLAAEDICFKNPVFSYIFRTGKCIPITRGGGIYQEHMSEALQRLKDGSWLHTFPEGKVFQENVPTRRLKWGTASLIARCPVTPIVLPIIHRGFDEVMPEKYLYGRRPPFPLWNKDLRVVVGEPIEFDVPMMVETAVLASRHVMVPPLQEARWPVLSLAGEELDENAQRCLYTALSEKIQSSLETLRLLAKRL; this is encoded by the exons ATGATATGTTGTGTAAAGGTGAGAACTTTGAAGCTTGAGGCTTATACAATGGGGAGGATAATGGAATGGGCAGCAAGATCTGATCATTTGGGAGGAATCCCAAGAAAAACTGTGATAACAGCCGTTGGTGCTTTCGCGAGAGCAGTAGCTAATCTTTGCAACAAAACCAAAGTTCACAATGCAGATACTCTTATGACTCTTGTCCGTTCACGACCACCTGGTGTTCCTCTCATCACTGTTAGTAATCACATGTCCAC TTTAGATGATCCAGTAATGTGGGGAGGGTTCAAGGGTCTTCTTTCTTTAGATCCAGAGTTGGCTCGATGGGTTCTTGCTGCTGAGGACATATGTTTCAAGAACCCTGTCTTCTCCTACATCTTCCGCACTG GCAAGTGTATACCTATAACTAGAGGTGGTGGAATCTATCAAGAACACATGAGTGAAGCGCTCCAACGATTAAAAGATGGATCTTGG TTGCATACCTTCCCAGAGGGCAAGGTGTTTCAAGAAAATGTGCCTACAAGACGTCTTAAATGGGGAACCGCAAGCCTCATCGCCCGTTGCCCAGTTACCCCAATCGTCTTGCCAATAATCCACCGTGGTTTTGACGAG GTGATGCCGGAGAAGTACTTGTACGGTAGAAGACCACCGTTCCCGCTGTGGAACAAAGACCTTCGAGTTGTAGTTGGTGAACCAATCGAATTTGATGTTCCCATGATGGTTGAGACCGCTGTCTTGGCTTCCCGTCATGTAATGGTTCCTCCTCTTCAAGAAGCTAGATGGCCTGTGCTATCTTTAGCTGGTGAAGAGCTTGACGAAAATGCTCAGAGATGTCTCTACACAGCTCTTTCTGAGAAGATTCAGTCCTCATTGGAAACACTGAGACTGTTAGCGAAGCGGTTGTGA
- the LOC106440335 gene encoding uncharacterized protein LOC106440335, which translates to MNVYDDESLKQEVIYLHSLWHQGPPTRNPIHDPVQRSRPNYIPPADFQLLSRYGANPIHPQPPLSNKRSRPGSDREWPVKELPRYPPTGWPEAKPCKKARPLSDSEKAKLAVSQIQRDTHRACREFFGKRAATSGEESDADDGGGGGGGEEFQFLSRLFEENAKLKESYEKNTVHGEVWCLVCGGSGEKSVRKFKNCLALVQHSLAIHKTMRNQHRALAQVVCNVLGWDVNNPVASSQKDSQTLGVEAVEGATELPQDLKKLQEKQHVMSADEQAKAVVLQMQQNASEALKGISVKDTTGSVENGDEQVSEELESISRLFSENVELKSYYEKNSEGGHFVCLVCCAATDKKMLKRFKHCHGLVLHSTKTPKIAIRAHKAFARFVCKLLGWEFDHLPRRIVKGGAPLVESSANQNNEKPSSMIEEHMNEDEVDVPQEDNEPCVGK; encoded by the exons ATGAACGTTTACGACGACGAGTCACTGAAGCAGGAGGTAATCTACCTCCACTCCCTCTGGCACCAAGGCCCTCCCACCCGAAACCCGATCCACGACCCGGTTCAGAGATCCAGGCCCAATTACATCCCTCCGGCGGATTTTCAGCTTCTCTCTCGCTACGGAGCCAACCCTATTCACCCCCAACCTCCCCTCAGCAACAAGCGCTCCAGACCCGGGTCTGATCGTGAATGGCCCGTGAAGGAGCTCCCCCGTTATCCCCCCACGGGCTGGCCCGAAGCCAAGCCGTGCAAAAAGGCTCGACCTTTATCAGATTCGGAGAAAGCGAAGCTCGCCGTGAGTCAGATTCAGAGAGACACCCACCGCGCTTGCCGCGAGTTTTTCGGCAAGAGAGCAGCAACATCTGGTGAAGAATCGGATGCTGAtgatggaggaggaggaggaggaggcgagGAGTTTCAGTTTCTGTCGAGGCTGTTCGAGGAGAACGCGAAGCTGAAGGAGAGTTACGAGAAGAACACTGTGCACGGAGAAGTGTGGTGTCTCGTCTGTGGTGGGAGCGGGGAGAAGAGTGTGAGGAAGTTTAAGAACTGTTTGGCTTTGGTTCAGCATTCGCTTGCTATTCACAAGACTATGAGGAATCAGCATAGGGCTCTTGCGCAGGTTGTGTGCAATGTTCTTGGATGGGATGTTAACAATCCTGTTGCTTCCAGCCAAAAAGACTCTCAG ACATTAGGGGTAGAGGCTGTGGAAGGTGCTACTGAGCTGCCTCAAGACCTAAAGAAGCTTCAGGAGAAACAACATGTGATGTCTGCTGATGAACAAGCAAAGGCTGTTGTGTTACAAATGCAGCAGAATGCATCAGAAGCTTTGAAAGGCATTTCTGTCAAGGATACTACTGGTTCAGTTGAGAATGGTGATGAACAAGTTTCCGAGGAGTTGGAGTCAATATCTCGACTCTTCTCAGAGAACGTTGAGCTGAAAAGTTACTACGAGAAAAACTCTGAAGGTGGACACTTTGTCTGCCTAGTGTGTTGTGCTGCGACTGATAAGAAAATGTTAAAGAGGTTCAAGCACTGTCATGGACTTGTTCTGCACTCTACTAAAACCCCGAAAATTGCAATAAGAGCTCACAAGGCTTTTGCTCGGTTCGTCTGTAAACTGCTTGGCTGGGAGTTTGATCATCTTCCACGTAGAATAGTGAAAGGTGGTGCTCCTCTTGTCGAATCTAGTGCCAACCAGAACAATGAGAAGCCATCATCGATGATCGAG GAACATATGAACGAAGACGAAGTCGATGTTCCACAGGAAGATAACGAGCCATGCGTTGGAAAGTAG